From the Leptotrichia trevisanii DSM 22070 genome, the window GTTAAAAATTACTTTCCATTTGCTCTAATTTTAAAATTGTTTAATTTATATTAATTTGATTCAAGTTTAGTTTATTTAAAATTTTCCATTATTTCTTCAAACGAAATATTTCCTTCCCTTAACAATGAGAGTTCTCCATTTTCATACTTCACAATTGTAGAGGGCTTTCCTGTCAATTCCGAATTTTTATTTGGAAAGACAATATCCACATTTTTTAACAGTTCTTCACTCAGTTTTTCTACCTTAGTAACAGCATTTTCACCTGAAATATTTGCACTTGTAGTTAATAAGACACCACCAGCGTTTTTTATTATTTCCAGAGCAGTTTTATTTTTTGGAATACGGATTCCAATTGTTTTCATACTTTCATCAAAATTTTTTGTAAAATTCTGATTTGCCTGAAAAATGACGGTTAATTCTCCCGGCCAGTATTTTTCAAGGATATTTTCAATTTTTTTTATATTTTTATCAGTTTCATTTATCAACTCTGGTAAAATTTTTTTATCACTGATTAACGCAATTATTTTTTTTGAAAAATCCCTTTTTTTAATTTTATAAATTTTTTCCACATATTTTTTTTCTGGAAGAGCACCTATCCCATAGACAGTATCAGTTGGGAATATGGCAACTCCTCCATTTTTTAAAATATTCACTGTATCTTGAATTTTAGTCATCGTCACCATCGTCAACTGGCATTTCAAATAAGTCGCTTATTGGATTATTTGTTGCAATTCTTTTTATTATTTCCGCAAACATTTTACTTGTTGATAAAATTTTCAGTTTGTCAAATTTTCTATCTTCAGGCAATTGGATTGTGTCAGTTACTACAACTTCTGTAAAAGCTGAGTTTTTTAGCCTTTCAATCGCAGGATCCGAGAATACGGCGTGTGTAGCACATGCGTAAACTTCTGATGCCCCCTTGTCAATTAGAGCCTGTGCCGCATTACAAATTGTTCCCGCTGTATCAATCATATCGTCAATTAAAACAGCTTTTTTCCCTTTTATATCTCCAATAATGTTCATAACTTCTGAAACATTTGCCTTTGCACGTCTTTTGTCAATTATTGCAAGTGGTGTATGTAGCCAATTTGCAAGTCCTCTTGCTCTTTTTACTCCACCGACGTCAGGTGAAACAACGACTGTATCTTCTGGGCTGAATCCATATTTTATAAAGTGTTTGGCCAAAATTGGTAATGCTTCCATATGATCCACTGGAATGTCAAAAAATCCTTGAATTTGTCTTGCATGTAAATCCATTGTGATTACCCTTGTAGCCCCTGCTACAGTAAGCAAGTTTGCAACAAGTTTTGATGTAATTGGTTCACGTGGACTTGCTTTTCTGTCTTGTCTTGCATATCCATAATAAGGAATTACCGCAATAATTTCTCTCGCTGATGATCTTTTAATCGCATCAATAAAAACTAAAAGCTCCATAATACTTTCATTTACAGGTTTTGAAGTAGACTGAATAATAAATACTTTACATCCACGCACACTTTCGTTTGCTTTTGCAAAAGTTTCCCCATCGGCAAATCTCACAATTTCAGCAGAGGATAAATCCATATCCAAATATTTTACAATTTTTTCTGCCAGCACTTCACTTGATGATCCTGAAAAAATTCTTATTTTGCTTTTGTCTTCTT encodes:
- a CDS encoding L-threonylcarbamoyladenylate synthase, which translates into the protein MTKIQDTVNILKNGGVAIFPTDTVYGIGALPEKKYVEKIYKIKKRDFSKKIIALISDKKILPELINETDKNIKKIENILEKYWPGELTVIFQANQNFTKNFDESMKTIGIRIPKNKTALEIIKNAGGVLLTTSANISGENAVTKVEKLSEELLKNVDIVFPNKNSELTGKPSTIVKYENGELSLLREGNISFEEIMENFK
- a CDS encoding ribose-phosphate diphosphokinase, whose product is MITLTKEDKSKIRIFSGSSSEVLAEKIVKYLDMDLSSAEIVRFADGETFAKANESVRGCKVFIIQSTSKPVNESIMELLVFIDAIKRSSAREIIAVIPYYGYARQDRKASPREPITSKLVANLLTVAGATRVITMDLHARQIQGFFDIPVDHMEALPILAKHFIKYGFSPEDTVVVSPDVGGVKRARGLANWLHTPLAIIDKRRAKANVSEVMNIIGDIKGKKAVLIDDMIDTAGTICNAAQALIDKGASEVYACATHAVFSDPAIERLKNSAFTEVVVTDTIQLPEDRKFDKLKILSTSKMFAEIIKRIATNNPISDLFEMPVDDGDDD